Part of the Musa acuminata AAA Group cultivar baxijiao chromosome BXJ3-10, Cavendish_Baxijiao_AAA, whole genome shotgun sequence genome, CTCATATTAGCAGATCCAGAAATGATACTGTGTATGAACTGCTCCAAGAAATGTCACTAAGAAAAGATGGGACACTAATCTATTCATGGTGATGGTGATGCTTATACACAACAGTTGTGTGTCAACATCAACAATTTTCCAGTGTGGCATCTATCAAACTGCAACAGGCAAATGTGGCACATGGTTTTCATATATTCTACTGAAGGAAATGTCTGAATGCTGAAACCAATGAACACTTCAGTCCTTCAAAAGAGCAAGAACTAATCACCAACTTGGCATCAGAATTAGTATCCAAGGCACAAAATTACAGCAGATGCAGCAGATTTAATCACTACACAGCCCCTATATAAGCATGAGTTTATGATCCAACATGAAAAGTTAGCTAAAATTAATGCATCAAGCTACATCCTACTGAGCATGAAAACATATACACAAGACTCCATATCTGAATCAGAAACAGAGGCTTGCTAGCTGACAGCATAAATCAAATGGAACTAAAGCAGCTGAGAAAGAAGACACAGTTCTGAAACAATGATGCAAGAGTGTTTTCTTGATTGTAATGCCACACGAAGTTAAAATCCAAGTGCCACAGCAGTGCATACCAGTTGAAAGGGAACATCTAATGCTTAGTCTAAAGGAGTAGTGGTCTCTTGGACCTATCCTTCAGCCATACTGAACGCCAAAAAGATCAATCAAGTACCGATTTGAAAGTTCAAGATGCCAAAAAAAGAAGACACTTCCTTGTGAGGTGCTTGTCAACCTCAGGAAAAACTTTGCATTTCCAGTATTGAAATAAAAACTTCAAACTGAGAGTGACTGCACTAAGAAATTGTGAAAATGTAAGCAACTTTCatgtaaaattatctaaaaaacaGAGTTCTGTATTTTTCAATATGGTTTATTTGTGCTTCATGATTAGATTAGCATTTTGACTAAACTAGATCAAATCTTTCAGGTTCCATTTGGCATGCAGATCTCATACAGACTTCTTGTATGTTATTAGAGACTTAGTCAAACTCAAATTCCCACACAAGATCTAAGGAGAGTTACAATCTTACATTGATAGCACCAACATGAGTGAGATAATTTAGATCCCTCAGTGCAGCCAACTCGATAGCCGATGAATCTATTTTACAGGGACAATATTCCACCCAGATCATCAGGTTGCTCTTACATCCATGAGCTGATTCAATATTACAACCAGTAAGCATTGGCCTTGGGCTGCATATCAGATCCTACGTGTATTCCTAAGAAAGGACCCAACAAGTCACATCCGAGAGGCATTGTAGGATTCTAAAGTAGTCAGAAAAAAGACTTCTAAAAACAACAGATCAAGTTGCATCCTGCATAATTGCACAGCTCAAATGGCATCACTTGTAAAAAAGATTTGTTCTGAATTAGATAGCTTCGATCTCATTAGGCGTAACCTGGGTGTGACTCGACAAATTGAAAACAGGCAATAGAAATGATCAACAGTATATTTGTAAGATGATACTTCTACAAGCAAACTACTTTGATCTCAATGTATCACAGCTGAAGCCTTCTAagacagaaaaaataaaaaatgacaaaaAGGGGTAAAAAAGAACCTTTAAAGATACAAGAGAGTGCAGGCGACAACTGAAGCACACCAGCTATATGCGTTCCTCTCAAACATGATGTCCTTTGCATCCATGGAATTGAAATCTCCTTCAGATACTTTGGTGCCATCAACATCAACCATTAAGCTCATCACTTAAGCAAACACTTTGGGGACACGCATGCCAAAACCATGCTTCACCTTCTCAATTCTGTTGAAATCGTCAGAAATTAGCAAAAAGTTACACACAATCTGATGCAAGATGGAGCAGCAAGACTTTCATGGAATTTCAAAGCAGATAGGCCTACTGTTAGAGTATTAATGATAGCCAGGAGACATCATATACATTTAAGAAAAGCTACTAAGAAACAGTTGGAGTATGCCAGGTAATGAATTAAACCATTGGAAGATTCCAAGAAACCCAAATATAAGTTATATCTATCAAGGTTCATATGTTCATTTATTCATCTACAAAAGTTGCCCGCACAGGATTTTACCAGAAAGTATGCATTATCAATAACAAGCTTAAACAGGGCCTCTGGAGGATACTTGAATTAGTTTTACTGGCCCACCCTATGAATACAGGCAGCAAGCACAGCCAATGTCAAGTACATACGCACAGGGAAGGAATAACATATAAAACACATAGTGAAATGCCTCGGTAACAAACAAATTTGGAAGCTGCTATCAGATAAGTTTGCTAAAATCTAAGGATAGCTAAAGAAACTACTATGGCCATTCTCATACTTTTCTGAGCCACTTATAATTCTATAGTGTTTAAGTGGTAAGCTAACCTCCTAGCCACCATCTTAAAAATTTGGAAGCTGCTATTGGCTTTCCTAATAGATAGGTGATCATTGCCAAGTTTTTAAGCCTTGATTAAGCACCGAGATAGGCCATTTAGGTATCTTAGAAATATAATAACATTGCATACAATAAATTGAAAGCTTGTCATCATTCTGCATTTCTAACAGCAAACGAGTGTATACTTTAGTTAACAGGAAACAAAAAAATGTTTGTCAAAGTCATCCTAATTTACTTAAAGCATCTGCCATCTAAGAATGCTTCGAGAAACTGAACAAATTGCTGGACAATCATGAAATAAGTTCGAGCACGAAAGGACCTTCAAATgaacaaatcatcacatgaaaacacACAAACCTACATCCCCGTGCTTCAGTGAACCTATTATGCAATAATTTTACAGAAGATGTAACTTCATAGAATCAAGAGAAGTTTGCAGGAGCTCACGTTGGAGCAAGTTTGCCAAGACTATCTATCTCTTCACCAGATGACTCATCCCAGACTTTACCAGAAATCTCAATTATATAGGAACAATCTCTGGTCACTGGCAATCCTCGACCAATGAGCAAATCCAAATCCTTCTGATGAAGTTCTCTCCCATTCACAAGAACACCAGTATTTCCCCCGGCACAGTTCTTGGGCATAGGATAATTGAATTCTTCAATAAATGGCTGCAAAAGGAAATGTTAGTACATTTTCTTGACCTGTATCACAAGATTTACTACTAAATTATATTGCTTATAGATTTATGTATAACAAGTTTGCACTTACAGGAATTATCCCAAGACATGGATGCCCCATCACACCCCAAAATCCAGCACGGTAGTCATACCTGAATGAACAAGCAAATCGTTAGTAATGACATCCATTGATGACAATATATAATCCAATGTGAGCAAAAGCCAACATCAAGGAACAAGATCTAGATTTTAGAACCCAGTACACAGGATTTATAACATGCACAGACAAATAGTACATCAAACTGAAGCTGCACAACTGAACGGCTGTTAAATCACTGTACACTACTAGGTAGGGTATTTTCCCATTGCCAAGAGCTAATGTCTGTGCACTAAGGCCTCAGCATGTCTGGGCCTTGTGATGGCAGAAGACATGGTGATCGGGTGCTTGTGGCATAATCACAGCTTGCCAAGCAATCTAGCAATCTGTACAACACTAGGATCTACAACACAAAGAGTCATCAAACTGGATTTAGACAACTGGAACACAGTAGAGTGAATACATACTCTTAAAATATCATCATTGCAGTGCAATCTAGCAACATAACTATAGCATGCCAGCCACTACCAGTGCATGTGTGAGGGCAGGCATCACTTAACGTGCAAAGAGCATAAATGTGTCAAGAAAACTTAAACAATTCCTTTAAGGTACAAAAAAATTGCCCAAATATTGGAACTACTAGCTCAATGCAGGGAAAGGAGTTCCTGAATAACATGAAACTAACGAGGTGCATTTTCCTGGGAGATACTCACCAAGTTGTTGGCTATTAACCTACACTTTACCAACCACTAACATGAAAACTTTGTTCTGTTGTTGTGTCTAAAACATGTATGTAAATGAACTTTACAAAATATAATTCATTTATGAAGAACCTTACCAATAATCACCATGATAGATTGGACCGGCTTGCTTTTCAGCCTTTTTAACTAGACGATCAGGGATTTGGTGACTGTTAATTGAAACTTTAAATCTACCATGACCTACTGATTGGTTAAAAGGCCGAAAGCTCTTCTTTATAAGGCCAGCAAAGAATGAATCACCAGCCTTGATGATCCTAGGTTGAGTTTCATCTTTACTTGCCATATCCCATGAATCTTGAGACAAACCAGCAGGTAAATCCTCATCCTCTGACAAGCCCCTCTCAGTAGCCACTAGTACATCTTTTGTTGAATTTTGCCTGAAGTTTCCACTTAATGATAGATTTCTCACATGATCAGAACGTTTACTCCCGCTTCCATTTCCAGATCCATCAGCTGCTTCATCAGACAGTGAGTAGCCAAAATGTTCACGAAGTGGCAAACTTGAAACTCGAGAAATCACCTGAGCTTCTAAAGGGACCCCAGGTGAGGTAGGAACATCCTTCTGCGAAATCACACTTTCTGGGCTGTCAGCATGTCCAGATGTACTAGATGACAAGGAGAAACCATGCATTTTTTCTGATTCACTCAAGTGTTGACCGTGTCCCttttcaatcatctcatgatcattaATTGTGAAAATGTAAGGCAGAACTAGTTTTTCATCAGTAGACAGGGCACCATTGACTGGGCTATTAAGGGAGGAGTTATTATTCACAGAAGACATATGCGAGTCTGGAGTGGGGGCAGATATAACGATCCTGCTTCCATCATACTGGATTGTCATTAACTTAAAGCAAGATCCACAACGCAGCTTAAACTTATTCTTTTTCAGCGGCAATGATTTTTCAGGTAGTTGCAGCAGTTCAAAACAACTAGAACAAATAGTAAATGGGGCAGCACCATCAATGGGTCGACAGGATCGTGCATTATTCTTGCTGAACTTGATTCTACAGTGTGATCTTGGCTCTAGTCTATGCAAGGGGGCATTACCAACCCTTAAATTAGAGCTTCTGGTACCAAAAATTGAGGGACCATCAACTGCATAGAACTCATGATTATTGACAGGATATGGAGTCCTCTGATGACCCAAGACTGTCGGTGGGGCTCTTGCAGGAAGCGAAAATGGTCTCTGGTAGCAATGCAAACATGAGCACGCGGGCTGATGACAGAAACCATCATGATAATAAGGCATAACAGGATCAGATTCAAACTGTCCATAAAGGAAACTGTCCACTTGTCTCTGTGGATACTCACTGGATAGGTGGAAGGGAACTCTCTTATGAACAAATGGATCCCCATAACCAGCTATGTCACTCTGAATTGGCACATTAGAATAAAAATTTAGCATGGCTGTATTATGATCATGCGGTATTGGGAAACAACGAGATTGATTCaggtatgatgatgatgagcTCTCAGGAAACCATGTAGCATGGTCATGTTGGCCATAGCAACTCGACGAACCTGCCATCCTATCCACAGGAGCACTTGTCTTCTTCTTGTCTGAGGCCTCACAAGTTTGCTGTACTTGATCTCTCAGCTCATCAAGCATTCTCAGAAGCTTTGCTCTGTCTTGTTCAAGGTAGCCTACTTTGCTAGCATCATCCATGGTCTGCCTACTTCGACCCTCACCATTGCCGTAAACATGGCTTGGATTCCGATGACGATCAGTTGGGCCTTCATCAAGAAGAGGAACAGGCTGAACATCTACCGTGGTATCTCTCGGTGCTTGATCCCTCTCTTCGGCTCTCCGGGCTAGTGTTGGCTGAGGTAAACGAGGTTCGTCTACATGTAGTTTGGTGTCTCTTCCACTCTCTATCTCTGGTTTACCAAATGCAGTCACATTTCGGGTGTCGGTTCCATTTTCCATGGGAATACTGTCCAACTTTGAGGTGATGAGTTTATTCATCAGACCACTATCTTCACCTTCAGTCATGGATTTACCATGCGGTAGTGACTCCCTTATCCTGCTCTCAGCTCTACCGACCTCGTGATCGGTCTCAGTGCTTGCGTTTGAAGCGATCCCCTTCTTCTCTGTATTATGCTCCAACACCTCAAGGTATTTGATGTTTTCCCCATCAGATTTCTCGGGCGAAATCCCCATGCCTGGAACAGCTTTCTTGGCTGCATGATTTCCAAAGACAAAAGGGCTTGTAATCCTATGTAAATGACTATCCTAATGTTTAGCAAGAACAAACCAGACAAAAATAGAAGATTTGTCAGCTAAGAAACAATTTCTTTTCTTGCGAAAATCTATAACCATCGATATTAATCACCGAGGGAAGAACTCGAGGAGCAGACATAAGCGGAGCTTGGAGGCTCACCTTGCAGAGTAGTGCCGCATCCACCGCAGCGGTACACCAAGAAGTCGGCGAGCTCTGGGAGAAGTTTCTCGCATTTGGGGCACCGCACCACACGAACCTTCGCTCCAAATCCCTCTTCTGCCATCGTTGTCACGAGACACACGGTACGAAACGCCTTAAACCCTTCAAAACCCTATCAACCTCCGACCTATTTCCACCACCTTAAATATTCGAGCAATATCACTCCTTTATACCACCAAGCAAGACGATGGACCAAAAAAGGAGTCGCCCTGGCGGCTTCCAGAAAAATTGCAGCTCAGAAAAAGGAGTTGGAAGTCATTTCCGCGAACTTCTCCACCGGGCCGAGATCAAAATCGCTCCTTTCTCGGGAACTGGGAAAGCATTCCGGCACTTCTTCCTCCCCACTTTAACCCATCGCGCCTCCGCCATGTGAGTGAGAGAAAAAGAGGGATTCAAAAGCAAAAGAAGAACAGGCGAAAGGCGGGGTTTTTGGCAGGAGTAATCATGAGCGATAGAGAGAGGAGGAACGAAGGGCAATTGGCCTCTTTATTTAATCCGCTACAGCTGCAGGACTCGCGATTTATTGAGCTCGAGTTTGATACGGTCTCCCGAGTCCCGTGTCAAATTCTTGTCTTCTCCACGAATTAGTCTCGTTCTCCGAGTCGATGGAATCCATGAATCAATTTGGCTGATCTAGAGAAACAGCAACGGAGATTCTGGTCGTTGATTTCGTGATTCACGAATCCTGAAGTAATGAGACTGTTGGATCCGACCGTCGTTGACTCTTGCGCCGCCGCAAAACCACGCTGATTTCCCCCCCGCGGCCATGAATGCCATCGCCTCAAGAGTTCATATCCAGACGACCGAGGCAACAGGTTGAAATGACTAACCCATGTCGCTGTATGTGGGGAGGCGTTTCCTTCTGCCTCCTCCTCAAGGCTGTCTTCCAAACCCCCGTACGCCACCCTCCATCGTAGCTTCAACATGGCCCCCCATGTGCCGCTGCTGCTACCGCTACGCCCGCATGCCTCTACAAGCAGACAGTCATAGCTGGTGGCCCTGCACGAAACGGGACGAGGAAGACAGTCTGACACGCTGTAATTGGCGACAACAAAGGTCTTCCTTCGAACATATCTTCCATTCATCCATCCATCTACCTATCTGTCATCCCAGACTTCTGACGTAAACACATGTTTATGATCTGTGATGGTTGTCTGCTTGTAGAGAGGCATTGCAGAATGGTTCTTTTATGCAAAACAGAGGACGTCAGTCTCCCTCGATCTAATGATTCTTCAGGTCTGTTATTCGTCCGAGGTCAATTTGAAGGTTGAATTCGATTCCTTCCCCAAATGGATCCATGGAGAGGGGATCGACGAAGGCAGGGAGAGAGCTCGACAAGCAACCAGCTCAGCATCTGTTGTCTTACGGGAGTACCCGTTCGCGCTTCTGCTTCTTATTCCACCACAGGAGAGAGAAAAAGGAAGGGGCC contains:
- the LOC135650922 gene encoding uncharacterized protein LOC135650922, with translation MAEEGFGAKVRVVRCPKCEKLLPELADFLVYRCGGCGTTLQAKKAVPGMGISPEKSDGENIKYLEVLEHNTEKKGIASNASTETDHEVGRAESRIRESLPHGKSMTEGEDSGLMNKLITSKLDSIPMENGTDTRNVTAFGKPEIESGRDTKLHVDEPRLPQPTLARRAEERDQAPRDTTVDVQPVPLLDEGPTDRHRNPSHVYGNGEGRSRQTMDDASKVGYLEQDRAKLLRMLDELRDQVQQTCEASDKKKTSAPVDRMAGSSSCYGQHDHATWFPESSSSSYLNQSRCFPIPHDHNTAMLNFYSNVPIQSDIAGYGDPFVHKRVPFHLSSEYPQRQVDSFLYGQFESDPVMPYYHDGFCHQPACSCLHCYQRPFSLPARAPPTVLGHQRTPYPVNNHEFYAVDGPSIFGTRSSNLRVGNAPLHRLEPRSHCRIKFSKNNARSCRPIDGAAPFTICSSCFELLQLPEKSLPLKKNKFKLRCGSCFKLMTIQYDGSRIVISAPTPDSHMSSVNNNSSLNSPVNGALSTDEKLVLPYIFTINDHEMIEKGHGQHLSESEKMHGFSLSSSTSGHADSPESVISQKDVPTSPGVPLEAQVISRVSSLPLREHFGYSLSDEAADGSGNGSGSKRSDHVRNLSLSGNFRQNSTKDVLVATERGLSEDEDLPAGLSQDSWDMASKDETQPRIIKAGDSFFAGLIKKSFRPFNQSVGHGRFKVSINSHQIPDRLVKKAEKQAGPIYHGDYWYDYRAGFWGVMGHPCLGIIPPFIEEFNYPMPKNCAGGNTGVLVNGRELHQKDLDLLIGRGLPVTRDCSYIIEISGKVWDESSGEEIDSLGKLAPTIEKVKHGFGMRVPKVFA